One window of Pleurodeles waltl isolate 20211129_DDA chromosome 3_1, aPleWal1.hap1.20221129, whole genome shotgun sequence genomic DNA carries:
- the LOC138283221 gene encoding uncharacterized protein, translated as MGVCHVVCEHVLLAGRATLFFFFFEMLHIRSWLEPAVKPQTRAESVCQGAMKRYNPIARKAVSSGALNTIGRYYRTLAPRTMDENAQQGVPDTRDTDVTGFQEELCHRLEKLDLKDVSPLISPIKGAGSDSDVSKDGLSGASNVVDIEVEECVPPPNSPIYEDMGFQEDPEAEAVILQPSGVSSGAVSAPMDLCDSQDFRGASECEANAENITEEREPLEGSAPKVNTVNFFCLCCSRQSESITSQNKEPRKKCVCTYTSHDLEKEAPGVPCDTIWPVKGFAAAVVNACVKRDYYDLCYGHKINDPQQEAHECLYDAYTARTIRHVCNRIDTYRVYKLLRVVYGLSAVKKSVHCDMMKVLAAAVLEIRYAAEPCSKLDRMHGMCPPFDKRMVERVIERRMCDIYYKNRRMLSLAPRKLF; from the exons atgggggtgtgtcacgtggtttgtgaacacgtgttgttggctggtagagccaccctttttttttttttttttgaaatgctgcatataaggagctggttagaaccggctgtcaaaccgcaaaccagggctgaatcagtttgccaaggcgctatgaagagatacaatccgatcgccagaaaagccgtctcctcaggggccctgaacactattggtagatattaccggaccctcgcccctcgtacgatggatgagaatgcacaacagggtgtcccagacacccgggataccgatgttacaggttttcaagaggaactttgccatcggcttgaaaagcttgacctcaaggatgtgtcgcccttgatatcccctattaagggggccggcagtgacagcgatgtctcgaaagatggattaagcggggcatctaacgtcgtagacattgaagttgaagaatgtgtaccacccccgaattcgcccatctatgaagacatgggcttccaggaggaccccgaggcagaggccgttattttacaaccatcaggtgtaagttcaggcgctgtttctgccccaatggacctctgcgactcccaagatttcagaggagcctctgagtgtgaagcgaatgctgag aacataacagaagaaagagagcctctagaagggtcagctccaaaggttaacaccgtaaattttttctgcttatgctgttccagacagtctgaaagtattacaagccagaacaaagagcctcgtaagaaatgtgtttgcacctacactagccacgatcttgaaaaggaagctccgggcgtaccctgtgacaccatatggccggttaaaggctttgcagctgccgttgtgaacgcatgtgttaaaagggattattatgacctttgctacgggcataaaattaatgaccctcaacaggaggctcacgaatgtctatacgatgcatacactgcaagaacaattcgtcacgtttgtaaccggatagacacttatcgggtatataagctgttaagggttgtgtatgggctgtctgctgtgaagaaaagtgtccactgtgacatgatgaaggtcttggctgcggctgtccttgagatccgatacgctgcagagccatgctcaaaactcgaccgcatgcacgggatgtgtcccccctttgacaaacgtatggtagaaagggttatagaaagacgaatgtgtgacatttattataaaaacagaagaatgttgtctttagccccgcgaaaactgttttaa